Proteins from a single region of Polyangium spumosum:
- a CDS encoding DUF4180 domain-containing protein, with protein sequence MELVSVDVGEEKVVEGQPGQAFLASARDVDRVIEASFSSGAGSALLYAANLPAAFFDLSSGEAGEILHKLRLYRIRLAVVCPPGSVSYSSRFGEMMAEERRGAWFGAFETRDAALEWIGSPP encoded by the coding sequence ATGGAGCTCGTGAGCGTCGACGTGGGTGAGGAGAAGGTCGTGGAAGGCCAGCCGGGCCAGGCGTTCCTGGCGAGCGCTCGGGATGTCGATCGCGTGATCGAGGCCTCGTTTTCGAGCGGCGCGGGCTCTGCCCTCCTTTACGCGGCGAACCTGCCGGCGGCCTTCTTCGACCTGAGCTCGGGCGAGGCCGGAGAGATCCTGCACAAATTGAGGCTGTATCGAATCCGCCTCGCCGTCGTCTGCCCGCCGGGGAGCGTCAGCTATAGCAGCCGCTTCGGGGAGATGATGGCCGAGGAGCGGCGCGGCGCGTGGTTCGGGGCGTTCGAGACACGCGACGCGGCCCTCGAATGGATCGGCTCGCCTCCCTGA